In Rhizobium oryzihabitans, one DNA window encodes the following:
- a CDS encoding TonB-dependent receptor has protein sequence MTRPEPTFRHRTRVSLLSILLASAAAATIPASALAQQTQRIAINLPAGNMASALNRLASQSGLQMVYDASVARGLKSAPVSGTMTPAEALERLLSGTGIRYQFIGEKTVRMEMASRSAGTTENGDGTLLEPITLKGGRVFNGDAPSVVEIDQVAIEAAQATSLPQLLQKTPGVSSSGGVRLQGQSTAIRGFARQSDVRLLLDGAPKNFERYDQGTVFIDPELLKRVEIQKGATSVRYGNGGFGGTVIMESKTASDMLKPGQTFGAWGKTSYQSANRQQLGSAAIYGKSDFGGPVTYDGLASVIWRKSDNVRVGGGQVYDASNDKITSFSANAGAAYDGHELRASVIYGKSADYGPLAANRGDLGLTAYTIKTYGYDLARLRALAWRDMEDFSSTLKYSYDGDSDLVNFKAMASFSATSLDMTRPTIPGFVPSGSLGGMQDDTKYTDFKLEAENTSNFELGGLSHVANYGVQYMRHDRDSWMYDIANRTSAQYNYGYYASWIKPEGTQETISAFFRDEISLTDTFKVTPGIRFDHVRSEGVPNAAPRFNTPAAGHDYSAVSHSGATPALSMRWEAVPGTTFFADWAYAMRAPVIDEIYSSQSLATTASGTSRNLKVERNNNFNIGVSQQFDEVFLKGDSLTASIGGFYNNVTNPITRRFGTANLAGVKNVPFYWNTPSYKIYGLDVSASYDSDHIFGNLGLSWMNGSRNGAINNVYGRDTYVNDLSPFTANVQLGYKLPDWDLALSWNGQFVAAQENTPANQGGASYARPESPGYAVHGIALDWTPKEGMMAGTEVHASIDNLFDKYYFPYLSDRIAAMPGRNFKLSISRKF, from the coding sequence ATGACAAGACCAGAACCGACTTTCCGCCACCGGACCCGCGTATCGCTATTATCCATTTTGCTTGCGAGTGCGGCGGCGGCAACCATTCCGGCATCGGCCCTGGCGCAGCAGACGCAGCGGATCGCGATCAATCTGCCCGCCGGCAACATGGCAAGCGCGCTTAACCGCCTTGCCAGCCAGTCCGGCCTTCAGATGGTCTATGACGCCTCTGTCGCCAGAGGCCTCAAAAGCGCTCCTGTTTCGGGCACCATGACCCCGGCCGAGGCGCTGGAACGGCTGCTTTCCGGAACCGGAATCCGCTACCAGTTCATCGGTGAAAAAACCGTCAGGATGGAGATGGCGAGCCGTTCCGCCGGAACGACCGAAAATGGTGACGGAACGCTTCTCGAGCCGATCACGCTCAAGGGCGGCCGTGTGTTCAACGGCGACGCGCCAAGCGTTGTCGAGATCGATCAGGTCGCCATCGAGGCGGCGCAAGCCACCTCCCTGCCGCAACTTCTCCAGAAGACGCCCGGTGTCAGTTCCAGCGGCGGCGTGCGATTGCAGGGGCAATCCACCGCCATTCGCGGCTTCGCCCGCCAGTCAGACGTGCGCCTTCTGCTCGATGGCGCTCCGAAGAACTTCGAGCGCTACGATCAGGGCACGGTCTTCATTGATCCGGAACTGCTCAAACGCGTGGAAATCCAAAAGGGCGCGACATCCGTTCGTTATGGCAATGGCGGCTTCGGCGGCACCGTCATCATGGAAAGCAAGACGGCCTCCGACATGCTGAAACCGGGACAGACCTTCGGCGCCTGGGGCAAGACGAGCTATCAGTCGGCCAACAGGCAGCAGCTCGGATCGGCCGCCATTTACGGCAAATCGGATTTCGGCGGCCCCGTGACCTATGACGGGCTTGCCTCGGTGATCTGGCGCAAGAGCGACAATGTGCGCGTCGGCGGCGGACAGGTCTATGACGCCTCCAACGACAAGATCACCTCCTTTTCCGCCAATGCCGGCGCTGCCTATGACGGCCACGAGCTGCGCGCCTCGGTGATCTACGGCAAATCCGCCGATTACGGCCCGCTTGCCGCCAATCGCGGCGATCTGGGTCTCACCGCCTACACCATCAAGACCTATGGTTACGATCTGGCGCGGCTGAGGGCACTTGCCTGGCGCGACATGGAGGACTTTTCCTCGACGCTGAAATATTCCTATGACGGCGACAGCGATCTCGTGAATTTCAAGGCGATGGCGAGCTTCTCCGCCACCAGCCTCGACATGACCCGCCCGACCATTCCGGGTTTCGTGCCCAGCGGATCGCTGGGCGGCATGCAGGACGATACGAAATATACCGACTTCAAGCTGGAAGCGGAGAACACCTCCAATTTCGAACTGGGCGGATTGTCCCACGTCGCCAATTATGGCGTGCAATATATGCGCCACGACCGGGACTCGTGGATGTACGACATCGCCAACCGCACCAGTGCGCAATATAATTATGGCTACTATGCATCATGGATCAAACCGGAAGGCACGCAGGAAACCATATCGGCCTTTTTCCGCGACGAAATCAGCCTGACGGACACCTTCAAGGTGACACCCGGCATCAGGTTCGACCACGTCCGCTCCGAAGGCGTTCCAAATGCGGCGCCGCGCTTTAACACTCCGGCCGCCGGGCACGATTATTCCGCCGTTTCCCATAGCGGCGCGACGCCGGCTCTCAGCATGCGCTGGGAAGCGGTTCCGGGCACCACCTTTTTCGCCGACTGGGCCTATGCCATGCGCGCACCCGTCATCGACGAGATCTATTCAAGCCAAAGCCTGGCAACCACGGCATCGGGAACGTCGCGCAATCTGAAAGTGGAGCGCAACAACAATTTCAACATCGGCGTCTCGCAGCAATTCGACGAGGTGTTCCTGAAAGGTGACAGCCTGACGGCCTCGATCGGCGGCTTTTATAACAATGTCACCAATCCCATCACGCGCCGGTTCGGCACCGCCAACCTTGCCGGCGTCAAGAACGTGCCGTTCTACTGGAACACCCCATCCTACAAGATTTACGGCCTCGATGTTTCTGCAAGCTACGATTCCGACCACATCTTCGGAAATCTCGGCCTGTCGTGGATGAACGGCTCGCGTAACGGCGCAATCAACAATGTCTATGGCCGGGATACCTATGTGAACGATCTTTCGCCGTTCACAGCCAATGTTCAGCTTGGCTACAAGCTGCCTGACTGGGATCTGGCGCTCAGCTGGAACGGACAATTCGTCGCCGCGCAGGAAAATACACCCGCCAACCAGGGCGGCGCCTCCTATGCCCGGCCCGAAAGCCCCGGCTACGCGGTCCACGGCATTGCCCTCGACTGGACGCCGAAGGAAGGCATGATGGCCGGAACGGAAGTGCACGCCTCAATCGACAACCTGTTCGACAAATATTACTTCCCCTATCTCAGCGACCGCATCGCCGCCATGCCGGGACGTAACTTCAAGCTGTCAATCAGCCGCAAGTTCTGA
- a CDS encoding D-galactarolactone cycloisomerase produces MKITAVRTHLLEHRLDTPFESASMRFDRRAHILVEIECDDGTVGWGECLGPARPNAAVVQAYSGWLIGQDPRQTEKIWAVLYNALRDQGQRGLSLTALSGIDIALWDIKGKHYGASVSMLLGGRWRESVRAYATGSFKRDGVDRVSDNAAEMAERRADGFHACKIKIGFGIEEDLRVIAAVREAIGPDMRLMIDANHGYTVTEAITLGNRAADYGIDWFEEPVVPEQLDAYARVRAGQPIPVAGGETWHGRYGMWQALSAGAVDILQPDLCGCGGFSETQKIATLATLHGVRIVPHVWGTGVQIAAALQFMAAMTPDPVRVNPIEPIMEFDRTPNPFRQAVLKHPIEAVNGVVAIPNGPGLGIEINRDALTEFRMPDA; encoded by the coding sequence ATGAAGATAACGGCGGTGCGCACGCATCTGCTCGAACATCGGCTGGACACGCCGTTTGAAAGCGCCTCCATGCGCTTCGACCGGCGTGCCCATATTCTGGTAGAGATCGAATGCGATGATGGAACCGTCGGCTGGGGCGAATGCCTCGGTCCGGCGCGACCGAACGCCGCCGTGGTTCAGGCCTATTCCGGCTGGCTCATCGGCCAGGACCCGCGCCAGACCGAAAAGATCTGGGCCGTGCTTTATAATGCCCTGCGCGATCAGGGCCAGCGCGGCCTCAGCCTCACCGCTTTGTCCGGCATCGATATCGCGCTCTGGGATATCAAGGGCAAGCATTACGGCGCTTCCGTTTCGATGTTGCTCGGCGGGCGCTGGCGCGAAAGCGTCCGCGCCTATGCCACCGGCAGCTTCAAGCGCGACGGCGTCGACCGAGTTTCCGACAATGCCGCAGAGATGGCGGAACGTCGGGCAGACGGTTTCCACGCCTGCAAGATCAAGATCGGTTTCGGCATCGAGGAAGATCTTCGCGTCATCGCCGCCGTGCGTGAGGCGATCGGGCCGGATATGCGGCTGATGATCGACGCCAATCATGGTTATACCGTCACGGAAGCCATCACGCTTGGCAACCGTGCGGCTGACTATGGCATCGACTGGTTCGAGGAGCCGGTGGTTCCCGAACAGCTCGATGCCTATGCCCGCGTTCGGGCAGGACAGCCTATTCCGGTTGCGGGCGGCGAGACCTGGCACGGGCGTTATGGCATGTGGCAGGCGCTTTCCGCCGGTGCGGTGGATATTCTCCAGCCCGATCTCTGCGGCTGCGGCGGTTTTTCCGAAACGCAGAAGATCGCCACGCTCGCAACACTCCACGGCGTGCGCATTGTACCGCATGTCTGGGGCACCGGTGTGCAGATTGCCGCCGCCCTGCAATTTATGGCGGCGATGACGCCTGACCCGGTGCGGGTCAACCCCATCGAGCCGATCATGGAATTCGACCGCACCCCCAATCCCTTCCGTCAGGCCGTGCTGAAGCACCCGATCGAGGCGGTGAACGGCGTTGTCGCCATTCCCAATGGTCCCGGTCTCGGCATCGAGATCAATCGCGATGCGCTCACCGAATTCAGGATGCCCGACGCATGA
- the kdgD gene encoding 5-dehydro-4-deoxyglucarate dehydratase has translation MNPEQIKAALGSGLLSFPVTHFDSEGRFAADSYRAHVEWLAGYKAPVLFAAGGTGEFFSLKPDEIPTIVSAAKEVAGETAIVSGCGYGTEVAVDIARSVEKVGADGILLLPHYLIDAPQEGLYAHIKKVCQSVGIGVMVYNRDNSVLQADTLARLCDECPNLVGFKDGTGDIGLVRQITAKMGDRLMYLGGMPTAELFAEAYLGAGFTTYSSAVFNFVPGLANEFYAALRAGERATCERILTEFFYPFMAIRNRAKGYAVSAIKAGVRLQGFDAGPVRAPLKDLTNEEIGMLDALIGTHKRKA, from the coding sequence ATGAACCCTGAACAAATCAAGGCGGCGCTCGGCTCCGGCCTGCTCTCCTTCCCGGTCACCCATTTTGATTCCGAGGGCCGTTTTGCGGCCGATAGCTACAGGGCGCATGTCGAATGGCTCGCCGGTTACAAGGCGCCGGTGCTGTTTGCAGCGGGCGGCACGGGCGAGTTCTTCTCGCTGAAGCCGGATGAAATTCCCACCATCGTTTCGGCTGCCAAGGAAGTGGCCGGTGAAACGGCAATCGTTTCCGGCTGCGGCTACGGCACCGAGGTTGCGGTCGATATCGCCCGTTCCGTCGAAAAGGTCGGTGCTGACGGCATCCTGCTTCTGCCGCATTACCTCATCGATGCGCCGCAGGAAGGCCTCTACGCGCATATCAAAAAGGTCTGCCAGTCGGTCGGCATCGGTGTCATGGTTTATAACCGCGACAATTCGGTGCTCCAGGCGGATACGCTGGCGCGTCTTTGCGATGAATGCCCGAACCTTGTCGGCTTCAAGGATGGCACCGGTGATATCGGTCTCGTTCGCCAGATCACCGCCAAGATGGGTGACCGCCTGATGTATCTCGGCGGCATGCCGACGGCGGAACTGTTTGCCGAAGCCTATCTCGGCGCCGGCTTCACCACCTATTCCTCGGCCGTCTTCAACTTCGTGCCGGGTCTTGCCAACGAATTCTACGCGGCGTTGCGTGCCGGCGAGCGCGCCACCTGCGAACGCATCCTGACGGAGTTCTTCTATCCGTTCATGGCGATCCGCAACCGCGCCAAGGGTTACGCCGTCTCCGCCATCAAGGCCGGTGTTCGCCTGCAGGGCTTTGATGCCGGCCCGGTGCGTGCGCCGCTGAAGGACCTGACGAATGAGGAAATCGGCATGCTCGATGCCCTGATCGGCACGCATAAGCGCAAGGCCTGA
- a CDS encoding amidohydrolase family protein has protein sequence MSDLERQLTGTPPKPSFPEGAVDTQMHLYLPGYPALPGGPGLPPGSLPGPAEYRQLMQWLGIDRVIITQGNAHQRDNANTLACVAEMGEAARAVVIIDAGTTEKDMEQLAAAGAVGARIMDLPGGAVNLSELEAVDERAHAADWMVAVQFDGNTLLDHLPRLETIRSRWVFDHHGKFFRGIKTDGPEMAALLKLIDRGNLWFKFAGVYESSRESWPYEDVAAFSRVIAAHAPERIIWGTNWPHNSIRETAAYPDDARLAELVLGWLPDEAARQRALVDNPEVLFKLPPFVAA, from the coding sequence ATGAGCGACCTTGAACGCCAGCTGACCGGTACCCCGCCGAAGCCATCCTTTCCGGAGGGTGCCGTGGACACGCAGATGCATCTCTATCTGCCGGGATATCCCGCCTTGCCGGGCGGGCCGGGCCTGCCGCCGGGCTCGCTTCCGGGGCCTGCCGAGTACCGACAGCTGATGCAATGGCTTGGTATAGACCGCGTCATCATCACCCAGGGCAATGCCCATCAGCGCGACAATGCCAATACGCTTGCCTGTGTTGCCGAGATGGGCGAGGCCGCGCGTGCGGTGGTGATCATCGATGCCGGCACGACCGAAAAGGACATGGAGCAACTTGCGGCCGCTGGCGCTGTCGGCGCGCGTATCATGGACCTGCCGGGCGGTGCCGTGAACCTTTCCGAACTGGAAGCGGTGGACGAGCGTGCTCATGCGGCTGACTGGATGGTGGCGGTGCAGTTCGATGGCAATACGCTGCTCGATCATCTGCCGCGCCTTGAGACAATCCGCTCGCGCTGGGTGTTCGACCACCATGGCAAGTTCTTCAGGGGCATTAAAACCGATGGCCCGGAAATGGCCGCGCTTCTGAAACTCATCGATCGCGGCAATCTCTGGTTCAAATTCGCCGGGGTGTATGAAAGTTCGCGTGAGAGCTGGCCCTATGAGGATGTTGCCGCCTTTTCGCGCGTGATCGCGGCCCATGCGCCGGAGCGCATCATCTGGGGCACCAACTGGCCGCATAATTCCATCCGCGAGACCGCGGCCTATCCGGACGATGCCCGCCTTGCGGAGCTGGTTCTTGGCTGGCTGCCGGATGAGGCGGCGCGCCAGCGCGCGCTGGTGGATAACCCCGAGGTCCTGTTCAAGCTGCCGCCATTCGTGGCGGCATAG
- a CDS encoding TRAP transporter small permease codes for MRNFMRAVRPFLGALSHVSLYIAGIGMVAMTLIVGWQVFARYILNDSPSWSEPLSLHLMSWFIMLGAAVGVRESVHLGLDILRYMMPPRIQKGMDLTSLALIFFFGVGMAWYGTSLSIGTWTATVPVLGWPGGTDFFPLVGGGFLIALFAAERFVDLAIGEEIAADILVQEAA; via the coding sequence ATGCGAAACTTCATGCGGGCGGTTCGCCCATTTCTCGGCGCGCTCAGCCACGTGTCGCTTTATATTGCCGGTATCGGCATGGTCGCCATGACGCTCATCGTCGGCTGGCAGGTTTTTGCCCGTTATATTCTGAACGATTCACCCAGCTGGTCGGAGCCGTTGTCGCTTCACCTCATGTCATGGTTCATTATGCTGGGGGCCGCAGTCGGTGTGCGTGAAAGCGTGCATCTGGGGCTGGATATCCTGCGTTACATGATGCCGCCGCGCATACAGAAGGGAATGGACCTGACCAGCCTTGCCCTGATCTTTTTCTTCGGTGTCGGCATGGCCTGGTACGGAACATCGCTTTCCATCGGGACATGGACGGCGACTGTCCCGGTTCTCGGCTGGCCGGGCGGCACGGATTTCTTCCCGCTCGTTGGTGGCGGTTTTCTCATTGCGCTGTTTGCGGCCGAACGTTTTGTCGATCTCGCCATCGGCGAGGAGATCGCGGCGGATATTCTCGTGCAGGAGGCCGCGTAA
- a CDS encoding glycoside hydrolase family 88/105 protein yields the protein MKATDYFDQFSIRYKPYKGGSWCYEDGCVYRGLQLLFEASGDERWRHHLHRLADAQISADGTLAGYKPAEYNIDHILAGRILFPLATETGDARYLAAANHLAGQLRTHPRIASGNYWHKQRYPHQVWLDGLYMGLPFQIEYAQATCRTELMDDALRQFSSALSLTADAGGLYVHGYDESRSQRWADPSTGQSPAIWARAVGWLAMALVDALVILPDDDATAPLRERARRLLAGIVARQTEAGLWMQVLDNPTLAGNYEETSASAMFAYALLRAARLGLLQGEEADAALSAGRRALETLLETRLKADEEGIMRLTGIVHVAGLGGFEGNYRDGSPGYYLTEPVVSDDAKGVGPLMMAYAEGLLLR from the coding sequence ATGAAAGCCACTGATTATTTTGACCAATTCTCCATTCGCTATAAGCCCTACAAGGGCGGTAGCTGGTGTTATGAGGATGGATGTGTCTATCGGGGGCTACAGCTTTTATTCGAGGCCAGTGGCGATGAGCGCTGGCGTCACCACCTCCATCGACTGGCCGATGCCCAGATATCGGCGGATGGAACGCTCGCCGGTTACAAGCCGGCAGAATATAATATCGATCATATTCTGGCCGGACGCATTCTGTTTCCTCTGGCCACGGAAACGGGTGACGCCCGTTATCTTGCGGCGGCGAACCATCTGGCGGGCCAACTTCGCACCCATCCGCGCATTGCTTCCGGCAATTACTGGCACAAGCAGCGTTATCCGCATCAGGTCTGGCTGGATGGGCTTTACATGGGGCTGCCCTTCCAGATCGAATATGCGCAGGCGACATGCCGCACCGAGCTGATGGACGATGCGCTGCGGCAGTTTTCGTCCGCACTTTCGCTCACCGCAGATGCCGGCGGGCTTTACGTCCATGGTTATGACGAGAGCCGCAGCCAGCGCTGGGCCGACCCCTCGACCGGCCAGTCGCCCGCCATCTGGGCGCGTGCCGTCGGCTGGCTTGCCATGGCGCTGGTCGATGCATTGGTGATTTTACCGGATGACGACGCGACAGCACCGCTTCGCGAGCGCGCGCGTCGGCTTCTGGCCGGCATCGTTGCGCGGCAGACGGAAGCCGGTCTCTGGATGCAGGTGCTCGACAATCCGACCCTTGCCGGAAATTACGAGGAAACCTCCGCGTCGGCCATGTTCGCCTACGCTCTGCTGCGTGCGGCCCGGCTGGGACTGTTGCAGGGCGAGGAGGCAGATGCTGCTCTTTCGGCGGGCCGCCGCGCGCTTGAGACGCTGCTGGAGACGCGGCTCAAGGCGGACGAGGAGGGTATTATGCGCCTCACCGGCATCGTCCACGTCGCTGGGCTCGGCGGGTTCGAAGGCAATTACCGCGATGGCTCGCCGGGATATTATCTGACGGAGCCGGTCGTATCAGATGATGCCAAGGGTGTGGGGCCGCTGATGATGGCCTATGCCGAGGGGCTTCTTCTGAGATGA
- the kduD gene encoding 2-dehydro-3-deoxy-D-gluconate 5-dehydrogenase KduD, whose amino-acid sequence MKNPFSLQGRKALVTGANTGLGQAIAIGLAAAGAEVVCAARRAPDETLELIAKNGGKASALTIDFADPLAAKDSFADAGLDILVNNAGIIRRADSVEFSELDWDEVMDVNLKALFFTTQAFAKELLAKGRSGKVVNIASLLSFQGGIRVPSYTAAKHGVAGLTKLLANEWAAKGINVNAIAPGYIETNNTEALRADVARNKAILERIPAGRWGHSEDIAGAAVFLASPAADYVHGAILNVDGGWLAR is encoded by the coding sequence ATGAAAAATCCCTTTTCGCTTCAAGGGCGTAAGGCATTGGTGACGGGTGCCAATACGGGGCTCGGCCAGGCAATCGCCATCGGCCTTGCCGCCGCCGGTGCGGAAGTGGTCTGCGCTGCGCGCCGTGCGCCCGACGAAACGCTGGAATTGATTGCGAAGAATGGCGGCAAGGCCAGCGCGCTCACGATCGACTTTGCCGATCCCTTGGCGGCGAAGGACAGCTTTGCCGATGCCGGTCTGGATATTCTCGTCAACAATGCCGGCATTATCCGCCGTGCCGATTCCGTCGAGTTTTCCGAACTCGACTGGGACGAGGTGATGGACGTCAATCTCAAGGCGCTGTTTTTCACCACGCAGGCTTTCGCGAAAGAGCTGCTGGCGAAAGGCCGCTCCGGCAAGGTGGTCAATATCGCCTCGCTCCTGTCGTTTCAGGGTGGCATCCGCGTGCCCTCCTACACGGCGGCGAAACATGGCGTGGCCGGTCTCACCAAGCTTCTGGCGAATGAGTGGGCCGCAAAGGGCATCAACGTGAATGCCATCGCACCAGGTTACATCGAAACCAACAATACCGAGGCGTTGCGGGCGGATGTGGCCCGCAACAAGGCTATTCTCGAGCGTATCCCGGCTGGCCGATGGGGGCATTCCGAAGATATTGCCGGGGCGGCGGTTTTCCTCGCATCGCCGGCGGCGGATTATGTGCATGGCGCCATTTTGAATGTGGATGGCGGCTGGCTGGCGCGCTGA
- a CDS encoding TRAP transporter substrate-binding protein: MKKIASMMCVAMGIALAGVSAKAQEITLRSADIHPDGYPTVEAVKYMGELLSERSKGRIKVQVMNNSVLGGEKDTIEQTRFGVIDLNRVNAAPFNNLVKETTVLGLPFLFRSTEHMHNTVDGPIGDEVLAAFEPHGLVGLAFYDSGARSFYTTKKPIEKLADLKGLKIRVQQSDLWISMMQAFGANPTPMPMGEVYSSLETGVVDGAENNWPSYESARHYEVAKNYSLTEHSLNPEILVMSKVSWDKLSPEDQKLVRQAAKDSVGKMRELWSAREKASEEKVRAGGVNVIKVNKEEFAAAMGPVYDKFVTDPKMKDLLERVKAVK; encoded by the coding sequence ATGAAAAAGATTGCAAGCATGATGTGCGTCGCGATGGGGATCGCGCTCGCGGGCGTTTCCGCCAAGGCGCAGGAAATCACCCTGCGTTCGGCAGACATCCATCCCGACGGTTATCCGACGGTCGAAGCCGTGAAATATATGGGCGAGCTCCTGTCTGAGCGGTCCAAGGGCCGCATCAAGGTGCAGGTCATGAACAATTCGGTTCTCGGGGGTGAGAAAGACACCATCGAGCAGACCCGCTTCGGCGTCATCGACCTGAACCGCGTCAATGCCGCGCCCTTCAACAATCTGGTGAAGGAAACCACCGTTCTCGGCCTGCCTTTCCTGTTCCGTTCGACGGAGCACATGCACAATACCGTTGACGGGCCGATCGGCGACGAGGTTCTCGCGGCCTTCGAACCACACGGCCTTGTCGGTCTTGCCTTTTATGATTCCGGTGCGCGCTCTTTCTACACCACCAAAAAGCCCATCGAAAAACTGGCGGACCTCAAGGGCCTGAAAATCCGCGTGCAGCAATCGGATCTGTGGATTTCGATGATGCAGGCGTTTGGCGCCAACCCGACGCCGATGCCGATGGGTGAGGTCTATTCCTCGCTTGAAACCGGTGTCGTCGACGGTGCGGAAAACAACTGGCCGTCCTACGAATCCGCCCGCCACTATGAGGTCGCGAAGAACTATTCGCTGACGGAACATTCCCTCAACCCGGAAATCCTCGTCATGTCCAAGGTCTCCTGGGACAAACTTTCTCCGGAAGACCAGAAGCTCGTGCGCCAGGCGGCGAAGGATTCCGTTGGCAAGATGCGCGAATTGTGGAGCGCGCGCGAAAAGGCCTCGGAAGAAAAGGTGCGTGCCGGCGGCGTCAACGTCATCAAGGTCAACAAGGAGGAGTTCGCTGCAGCGATGGGTCCGGTCTACGACAAGTTCGTGACCGATCCGAAGATGAAGGACCTTCTGGAACGGGTCAAAGCGGTCAAGTGA
- a CDS encoding TRAP transporter large permease, producing MAYTILFGVFTLLMLIGTPIAFCLGIASFFTVLYLGLPPIVVFQQMNSGMNVFAMMAIPFFIFAGDLMVRGGIAHRLIRFAAGLVGHLRGGLGQVNIVASTLFGGISGSAVADASAVGGLMIPQMAKRGYDRDYAVNVTVNAAIIALMIPPSHNMILYSIAAGGNVSVADLFTAGIIPGFLLAAALMVTAYIVARRKGYPSEPFPGFSKLMYYLLASFPGILLIGIIFGGVRSGIFTATESSCIAVLYAFLVAMLVYRELNWSGFVEAVMGAVRTTAMVLLVIGTAAAFGWLMAFLQVQTLMIAAISAISDNPIIVLLVINVILLLLGTFMDMAPMVIISTPVLLPVVKAFGIDPVHFGVVMILNAGIGLNTPPVGTVLFVGCAVGGISIREAMRTIWPFFGASIAVLLAVTYIPSLSLWLPSLFR from the coding sequence ATGGCTTACACCATCCTCTTCGGTGTCTTCACCCTTCTGATGCTGATCGGCACGCCGATTGCGTTCTGCCTTGGCATCGCTTCTTTCTTCACCGTGCTTTATCTCGGCCTGCCACCCATCGTGGTATTCCAGCAGATGAATTCGGGCATGAACGTGTTTGCGATGATGGCGATCCCGTTTTTCATCTTCGCTGGTGACCTGATGGTGCGCGGCGGCATTGCCCATCGCCTCATCCGTTTCGCGGCAGGGCTGGTCGGCCATCTGCGCGGCGGTCTCGGGCAGGTCAATATCGTCGCCTCGACGCTGTTCGGCGGCATTTCCGGTTCGGCTGTGGCGGATGCATCCGCCGTCGGCGGCCTGATGATCCCGCAAATGGCCAAGCGCGGTTATGACAGGGATTATGCCGTCAATGTCACCGTCAATGCTGCCATCATCGCGCTGATGATCCCGCCATCGCACAATATGATCCTTTATTCGATCGCGGCGGGCGGCAATGTCTCTGTGGCCGATCTCTTCACCGCCGGCATCATTCCGGGTTTCTTGCTTGCCGCAGCCCTGATGGTTACCGCCTATATCGTTGCGCGGCGCAAGGGTTATCCCTCCGAGCCGTTCCCCGGCTTTTCCAAGCTGATGTATTATCTTCTGGCGTCTTTCCCCGGCATCCTGCTGATCGGCATCATCTTCGGCGGCGTGCGTTCGGGCATCTTCACCGCAACGGAAAGCTCCTGCATCGCCGTTCTCTACGCCTTCCTCGTCGCCATGCTTGTCTATCGCGAGCTTAACTGGAGCGGCTTCGTCGAAGCGGTGATGGGAGCGGTTCGGACGACGGCCATGGTTCTGCTCGTCATCGGCACGGCGGCGGCCTTCGGCTGGCTGATGGCGTTCCTCCAGGTGCAGACGCTGATGATCGCAGCCATCAGCGCGATTTCGGACAATCCGATCATCGTGCTTCTGGTCATCAACGTCATCCTGCTGCTGCTCGGCACCTTCATGGACATGGCGCCGATGGTCATCATTTCCACCCCGGTGCTGCTGCCGGTGGTGAAGGCCTTCGGTATCGACCCGGTCCATTTCGGCGTCGTGATGATCCTCAATGCCGGCATTGGTCTCAACACCCCGCCCGTCGGAACGGTGCTTTTCGTCGGCTGCGCGGTCGGCGGCATATCGATCAGGGAGGCGATGCGGACGATCTGGCCGTTCTTTGGAGCGAGCATCGCGGTGTTGCTCGCGGTGACCTATATCCCGTCACTTTCGCTGTGGTTGCCGTCGCTGTTCCGGTGA